The following are encoded together in the Planococcus antarcticus DSM 14505 genome:
- a CDS encoding sporulation protein: MKFKDFLSSIGIGSLKVNTVVERPHLEEGETLNGTIYLDGGDGEQTIDFIELNVVRLVEDTRDDSDFNFYETVVAKQTMEFAGSVKSKDTVMQQFEIVPDERWVLEHPKAKLILRTIVHVKNGVNARDEDDITYGTVES; the protein is encoded by the coding sequence ATGAAGTTCAAGGATTTTTTATCATCTATTGGCATAGGTTCATTGAAAGTGAACACAGTTGTTGAAAGGCCACATTTAGAAGAAGGCGAAACATTGAATGGCACCATATATCTCGATGGCGGCGATGGAGAACAAACCATTGATTTTATTGAATTGAATGTCGTGAGACTTGTTGAGGATACGCGAGATGACAGTGACTTTAATTTTTATGAAACAGTCGTCGCGAAGCAAACAATGGAGTTTGCAGGGTCAGTCAAATCTAAAGATACGGTCATGCAGCAGTTTGAAATCGTACCGGATGAACGCTGGGTACTGGAACATCCAAAAGCTAAATTGATCTTGCGGACAATTGTCCATGTGAAAAATGGTGTTAATGCGAGAGATGAAGATGATATCACTTATGGAACAGTAGAGAGCTGA
- a CDS encoding AI-2E family transporter, translating into MQPEDKPSFFSTSYIRFLGGRNTLFTLISLLLLGLVVYIFREVSFLFHPVSVFMKTVVLPIVLALIFFYLLRPILRMLENFKIPRIWGIIIIFLGAVGLITLLIVLVFPFLQTQFQTLIEEFPVYFMQLLTDVDAFLRTSIIGDYYSESNFTVDTLLATLPANIADTLQNTVTGIITGITGLISTITGVILSVVIVPFILFYLLKDGDKLPEYFLKLLPPRFRDDTHEVFTEADKQLGAYIQGQLIVAFCIGVMVYIGFLIIGMEYALLLGVLAMVTSVVPYIGPAIAIAPAAIIALVTSPFMLVKLAIVWTVVQLVEGNLISPQVMGKTLFIHPVTIIFVLLTAGSLFGIVGVILGIPMYALLRVLVSHFYKLFKRRYNKHEINLENQYDYTEL; encoded by the coding sequence ATGCAGCCAGAAGACAAGCCATCATTCTTTTCCACCAGTTATATCCGATTCTTGGGTGGAAGAAATACATTGTTCACGCTGATTTCTTTGTTATTGCTTGGATTGGTAGTATACATTTTCAGGGAAGTTTCATTCCTCTTCCATCCGGTCAGCGTTTTTATGAAAACAGTCGTTTTGCCGATTGTTCTGGCGCTGATTTTCTTCTATTTGTTGCGACCAATCTTGCGCATGCTGGAAAATTTTAAAATTCCGCGTATTTGGGGAATCATCATTATCTTTCTTGGAGCTGTCGGACTGATCACTTTACTGATTGTATTGGTATTTCCTTTTTTACAAACTCAATTTCAAACACTGATTGAAGAGTTCCCAGTGTATTTCATGCAATTGCTGACAGACGTGGATGCGTTTTTAAGGACTTCGATTATTGGTGATTATTACAGCGAATCCAACTTTACAGTGGATACGTTGCTTGCTACATTGCCTGCTAATATTGCCGATACTCTACAAAATACAGTGACCGGCATCATTACAGGAATTACCGGGTTGATTTCAACTATTACTGGTGTTATTTTGTCAGTAGTTATCGTACCTTTTATCCTGTTTTATCTATTAAAAGATGGAGATAAGTTGCCAGAGTATTTTTTGAAGCTTTTGCCGCCGAGATTCCGCGACGATACACATGAAGTGTTCACTGAAGCAGATAAGCAATTGGGTGCCTATATACAGGGCCAGTTGATCGTGGCATTTTGCATTGGCGTCATGGTCTATATCGGTTTTTTGATTATCGGTATGGAATACGCCTTGTTGCTGGGAGTTCTGGCGATGGTCACCAGTGTGGTACCATATATCGGGCCTGCGATTGCCATAGCTCCAGCGGCCATAATTGCTTTGGTTACATCCCCTTTTATGCTTGTTAAACTGGCAATCGTCTGGACGGTTGTGCAATTGGTGGAAGGAAACTTAATCTCCCCGCAAGTCATGGGAAAAACTTTGTTTATCCATCCTGTAACGATCATCTTTGTTCTTTTGACGGCAGGCTCCTTATTCGGTATTGTAGGAGTTATACTCGGGATACCAATGTATGCACTGCTACGCGTGCTAGTTTCTCATTTTTACAAACTATTTAAACGCCGCTATAACAAACACGAGATCAATTTGGAAAACCAATATGATTATACGGAACTATAA
- a CDS encoding LCP family protein has translation MEEELQPIKRKRRRKRRFRLRGIIFLLLVAVLAIGAYAFIQFRSGVSLADNSEQEPVTFDGDAANGDYENILVLGVDSRGEEQSRTDTMMLATHDKVNGEIKLTSFMRDIYADIPGYQSYKLNTAYYLGGVDLLAETLRDMFGVEIHHYALIDFSSFESLVDVAAPNGVEIDVEKAMSKQIGVSLTPGVQNLNGKELLGYARFRADQEGDFGRVRRQQQVIAAMKDELVSLTAIPKYPKLAGALQGYVQTDMPLTDQVKLATQLATGGSEEVQRLTLPVENSYSYGNYSHAGSVLDIDIEQNRQALREYLSQPLD, from the coding sequence ATGGAAGAAGAACTACAACCCATTAAAAGAAAAAGACGCAGAAAAAGAAGATTTCGACTGCGCGGCATCATCTTCCTGCTCCTAGTCGCCGTACTCGCTATTGGCGCTTATGCATTCATACAATTCAGAAGTGGTGTCAGTTTAGCAGACAACTCAGAGCAAGAGCCCGTAACATTCGATGGAGATGCGGCAAACGGAGATTATGAAAATATTCTGGTGCTTGGTGTTGATTCGCGCGGAGAAGAGCAGTCTCGTACAGATACAATGATGCTTGCGACGCATGACAAAGTGAACGGTGAAATTAAATTGACTTCCTTTATGCGGGATATCTATGCTGATATTCCGGGCTATCAATCCTATAAATTAAATACGGCTTATTATTTAGGCGGAGTGGATCTTCTTGCAGAAACGCTGAGAGATATGTTCGGAGTGGAAATCCATCATTATGCATTAATCGACTTTTCAAGTTTTGAAAGTCTAGTTGATGTAGCTGCGCCGAATGGTGTGGAAATCGATGTCGAAAAAGCCATGTCTAAACAAATTGGTGTTTCTTTGACACCTGGTGTCCAAAATCTAAACGGTAAAGAACTGTTGGGCTACGCTCGCTTCCGGGCTGATCAAGAGGGAGACTTTGGACGGGTTCGTCGTCAGCAGCAAGTGATTGCGGCTATGAAAGACGAATTGGTCAGTCTTACCGCTATTCCAAAATATCCGAAATTAGCTGGTGCCTTGCAAGGTTATGTCCAAACTGATATGCCTTTGACCGATCAAGTAAAATTGGCGACACAGCTAGCAACCGGCGGAAGCGAGGAAGTACAACGCTTAACTTTACCTGTGGAAAACAGCTATAGCTATGGCAATTATTCTCATGCAGGATCGGTTCTCGATATTGATATCGAACAAAACAGACAGGCATTACGTGAATATTTATCGCAACCCCTAGATTAA
- the msrA gene encoding peptide-methionine (S)-S-oxide reductase MsrA, with translation MTEKAIFAGGCFWCMVKPFDQFDGIEQVVSGYSGGHIENPSYEQVKSGTTGHLEVVEITFQSDIFSYEQLLDIFWQQIDPTDDEGQFQERGSSYRASIFVQNERQRTIAEKSKLELNNSGRFDKPVVTEIRDAAPFYAAEEYHQNFYKKNPDHYKEDRTASGRDKFLSSIW, from the coding sequence ATGACAGAAAAAGCCATATTCGCAGGCGGCTGCTTTTGGTGCATGGTCAAACCGTTCGATCAGTTTGACGGCATCGAGCAAGTCGTTTCAGGCTACAGCGGTGGACACATAGAAAATCCTTCGTACGAACAAGTGAAATCCGGAACAACAGGCCACTTGGAAGTAGTAGAAATCACCTTTCAATCCGATATCTTCTCATACGAACAATTGCTGGATATTTTTTGGCAACAAATTGATCCCACAGATGACGAAGGACAGTTTCAAGAACGCGGCTCTTCTTACCGCGCATCCATATTCGTCCAAAACGAACGGCAACGCACGATTGCCGAAAAATCAAAGCTAGAACTCAACAACAGTGGGCGTTTCGATAAACCTGTCGTCACCGAAATCCGGGATGCAGCGCCATTCTATGCTGCAGAAGAATATCATCAAAACTTTTACAAGAAGAATCCAGACCATTATAAGGAAGACCGGACAGCATCTGGCCGCGACAAATTTCTTTCTTCTATATGGTAA